A window of Festucalex cinctus isolate MCC-2025b chromosome 6, RoL_Fcin_1.0, whole genome shotgun sequence contains these coding sequences:
- the LOC144020308 gene encoding beta-1,3-galactosyltransferase 5-like translates to MGDQRGSPSENGLKRRLLSGHLLCPRKKTWFKYLFLLCVMLLICYIWQSPLHQHDQWLVNQNYRPPPYRVHPKHQAKLKYNISRPTVVPLTGGTLYHLAYPRNYHFIMDVGNVCETRKPFLVLMVPVEPSNVEARDAVRSTWGKDKVIRGKEILTLFMLGLATGPDLRQENEMHGDLIQSDFSDTYLNLTIKTMVIMEWLATRCPTAAYAMKVDSDMFLNVDNLVLMLQLPGIRKSDYLTGMPMRDRHVIRSKSSKWYVPEEMYPDPKYPLYTLGMGYVFSNDLPRKLVEISKSVQPFNIEDAYVGMCMKKLGLAPVSPPDPSQFRAYNTKFDRCTYSKIITSILASPKELVSFWMKVKMQPGPPC, encoded by the coding sequence TGTGTCATGCTATTGATCTGTTACATATGGCAGTCTCCGCTCCATCAGCACGACCAGTGGCTGGTGAACCAGAACTACCGGCCCCCTCCTTACCGGGTCCACCCAAAGCACCAAGCCAAACTGAAATACAACATTTCAAGGCCCACCGTTGTCCCGTTGACTGGGGGCACCCTGTACCACCTTGCGTACCCGCGAAACTATCACTTCATCATGGACGTCGGCAACGTGTGCGAGACCCGCAAGCCTTTCCTGGTGCTGATGGTTCCGGTGGAGCCCAGCAACGTCGAAGCCCGGGACGCCGTCCGCAGCACGTGGGGCAAGGACAAAGTGATCCGGGGCAAGGAGATCCTGACTCTTTTCATGTTGGGCCTGGCTACGGGGCCCGATCTGCGGCAAGAGAACGAGATGCACGGGGACCTGATCCAGAGTGACTTCAGCGACACGTACCTCAACCTGACCATCAAGACCATGGTCATCATGGAGTGGCTGGCTACGCGCTGCCCGACGGCCGCCTACGCCATGAAGGTCGACTCGGACATGTTTCTCAACGTGGACAACCTCGTGCTGATGCTGCAGTTGCCGGGCATCCGCAAAAGCGACTACCTGACCGGGATGCCCATGCGGGACCGGCATGTCATTCGCTCAAAGAGCTCGAAATGGTACGTCCCGGAGGAGATGTACCCGGATCCCAAGTACCCGCTTTACACTCTCGGCATGGGCTACGTGTTCTCCAATGATCTTCCGCGCAAGTTGGTGGAGATCTCCAAAAGCGTCCAACCCTTCAACATTGAGGACGCTTATGTCGGAATGTGCATGAAGAAGCTGGGACTGGCGCCCGTGTCGCCGCCCGATCCCTCCCAATTCCGAGCCTACAACACCAAATTCGACCGCTGCACGTACTCCAAGATCATCACCTCCATTTTGGCATCCCCCAAGGAGCTGGTCAGTTTTTGGATGAAGGTCAAGATGCAGCCAGGACCCCCTTGTTGA